The following proteins are encoded in a genomic region of Streptomyces collinus Tu 365:
- the thiS gene encoding sulfur carrier protein ThiS, giving the protein MNISVNGRPARVDPGTALDALVRTLTAAPSGVAAAVNETVVPRTRWAATTLAEGDRVEVLTAVQGG; this is encoded by the coding sequence ATGAACATCTCCGTCAACGGGCGGCCGGCGCGGGTCGACCCGGGCACCGCGCTGGACGCCCTCGTCCGGACCCTCACCGCGGCGCCCTCCGGGGTGGCCGCCGCCGTCAACGAGACCGTCGTCCCGCGCACGCGGTGGGCGGCCACGACCCTCGCCGAGGGGGACCGCGTCGAGGTCCTCACCGCAGTCCAGGGAGGCTGA
- a CDS encoding thiazole synthase encodes MADDPFVLGGLPLGSRLIMGTGGAPSLEVLERALAASGTELTTVAMRRVDPSVHGSVLSVLQRLGIRVLPNTAGCFTAGEAVLTARLAREALDTDLVKLEVIADERTLLPDPVELLDAAETLVDDGFTVLPYTNDDPVLARKLEDVGCAAVMPLGSPIGSGLGIRNPHNFELIVERAGVPVILDAGAGTASDVALAMELGCAGVMLASAVTRAQRPAEMAAAMRHAVEAGRLARLAGRIPRRHFAEASSPVAGRAHLDPERPAFG; translated from the coding sequence ATGGCAGACGACCCCTTCGTCCTCGGCGGGCTGCCGCTGGGCTCCCGGCTGATCATGGGGACCGGCGGCGCGCCGAGCCTGGAGGTGCTGGAGCGGGCGCTGGCCGCCTCCGGCACCGAGCTGACCACGGTCGCGATGCGGCGGGTCGACCCGTCCGTGCACGGCTCGGTGCTGTCGGTGCTCCAGCGCCTCGGCATCCGGGTGCTGCCGAACACGGCGGGCTGCTTCACCGCCGGGGAGGCCGTGCTGACCGCCCGGCTCGCCCGGGAGGCGCTGGACACCGACCTGGTCAAGCTGGAGGTCATCGCCGACGAGCGGACCCTGCTGCCGGACCCGGTGGAGCTGCTGGACGCGGCGGAGACCCTGGTGGACGACGGGTTCACGGTGCTGCCGTACACCAACGACGACCCGGTGCTCGCCCGGAAGCTGGAGGACGTGGGCTGTGCGGCGGTGATGCCGCTGGGCTCGCCGATCGGGTCCGGGCTCGGCATCCGCAACCCGCACAACTTCGAGCTGATCGTCGAGCGGGCGGGCGTGCCGGTGATCCTGGACGCGGGCGCCGGCACCGCCTCGGACGTGGCGCTGGCGATGGAGCTGGGGTGCGCCGGGGTGATGCTGGCCTCCGCCGTCACCCGGGCCCAGCGGCCCGCGGAGATGGCCGCGGCCATGAGGCACGCGGTCGAGGCGGGCCGGCTGGCCCGGCTGGCCGGGCGGATCCCGCGCCGGCACTTCGCCGAGGCGTCCTCCCCGGTGGCGGGCCGGGCCCACCTCGATCCGGAGCGGCCCGCCTTCGG